The window CAGCCTGAAGGTAAAACCAGGATGCAGGGGTAAATGAAAAGCCTGCAAGATATTGATCCGATGCAGCTGGTGGCTGGTTTGCGGTCGAAAGTGTCCAGACATCAGCGGTTGTATTATTCTGGAGGGTTACTTTATGAAGGAACTGAATATTTCTTGAATACCCGGCGTAAAGCTTCAGTTGTGAAACCGGAAGTAAGGTGAGCTTCCCCCGGGGGGCATAATAAAAATCTTTACCCAGTGTGTAGTAGTGTGTGCGTATTCCTGCCTGCAGCTCCAGAAATGAAAATGGTTTCCACCGATTTTGAAGATAAAAATCTGCCAGATGCGCTCCCGTTTCGCTTGAATAAGATGGGCGGTCAAAAGATTGTTCACTGTATTCGGCATAATAGTAGTTCCAGTTTGCACCGATATTCAGCGTAAGATTGGTCAGGTTTAGCTGAACATCCTGATGCATGCGAAATTCATTCATTGCGCTTCGGTTAAGGAAAGGATATGCAAAAACCAATACAGACTCAGAACCACCTGAATCGGAGATCCGGCTGTAAATAAAATCATCCTTCCCAAAATCAGTTGTATAAGCGCTAAGGCCTAATAGAGTGGAACTGAAGAGCGATCTGCTCAGTTCTCGTTCATACCTCATGCTTGCAAGTGCATTGAACCACTCATTGCGCGACTCGATATCTTCTAATACAAATCTGCTGTCAGCTGAAAGTGATCTCGTCTGCCGCTGGGCGGTTTGAGATATGTTGTTACCTCCAAAATATCCGCTGAGTATTAGCCTGTCAGCTTGTTTGCCTTCCAGATAGAGCTTACCGTGCAGATCATAAAAATGAGCCGACTGATCGCCGGGCTCTACAACGTCATTGGTAAAATCGGGCTGATCTCCGGGCACTTTTCTTGGCCGCTCAATATTGAGTCCCCATCGGATCAGTTCCGGATTGTTGAACCAGGAAATCTGGTCCAGATAGGAGGTTCTTGCAGACAGGAGCCAGCTGCCGCGGTTTCCCAGCGGACCATTCAGTGTGCCATTGATGCTTGTATTGCTGATTCCTGCACTTATTTCAGTTTGGTTCATTGATCCTGTACGGGTAATCAGGTTCAGTGTGCCGCCGGTAGGTGTGTCGATTTGAGCAGGGGATACACCGTAGTAAAAACCTGCCGATTGAATGGCATCGGGATTAAAACTGTCGAGCAGCCCAAACAGATGGCTCTGATTGAAGATGCTCATACCGTCCAGTAGTACCCTGAAACCGTCCGGAGTTGATCCCCGAATGTTGAGCCCGTTGTTGATAGCTGCACTTTTGGATACGGCCGGGAGGCTCTGAAGAGCCCTGATGGAATTTGCTTCACCCAGCGGGCTGAAGCGTGCTGCATCCAAAAGCCCGGAAAGCAGTGAATCAGACGGATTGTATCCTGTAAATCCGGATATCACGATCTCCTTTCCCGTATAAGAGGTGGGTGAAAGTCTTACGGTTAAATCGTTGACGATGGGCGTTTCAGCGGGCTTGACGGTTAGAGTGCGTTTCTCAAAACCAAGGTATGAAACAGTAAGTGTCAGGGAATCGCCGGGAGATCTTTCCCGAATGTTAAAAATTCCGGAAGTATTCGTTGTTACGCCCTTCAGATTTCCATCGATCTGCCAGCTTACAGTGGCGAATGGAAGCCTTTCCCCGGTACTTGCATCTACTACCTGTCCGTTGATGCTTACAGATCTTGATCTGTTACTTTCTGAGTGGAACCTGACCAGCAATACCTGCTTGCGATCATCGTCAACTACAGCATCTATATTCTGCTCTTTAAGACGGCTTGTAAGACGGTTAAGTATGTCGGTTGTATCACCTGAGGTCGAAAAATCCAGGGTTATCCCTGCCACTTGCGATTCGCGATACAGAAAGTAATACCCTGTCTCTTCCTGAATGGAAATAAGAATTTTTTTAAGGGGAGCAGGGTCCGGAGAGCCATTTGATTGACTATATGCAGAGGACGGCAGTAAAACAAAAAAGATAAGCAGATATACTGCCCATCCCCGGAATTCTGGC of the Rhodohalobacter mucosus genome contains:
- a CDS encoding TonB-dependent receptor, whose translation is MTTKPEFRGWAVYLLIFFVLLPSSAYSQSNGSPDPAPLKKILISIQEETGYYFLYRESQVAGITLDFSTSGDTTDILNRLTSRLKEQNIDAVVDDDRKQVLLVRFHSESNRSRSVSINGQVVDASTGERLPFATVSWQIDGNLKGVTTNTSGIFNIRERSPGDSLTLTVSYLGFEKRTLTVKPAETPIVNDLTVRLSPTSYTGKEIVISGFTGYNPSDSLLSGLLDAARFSPLGEANSIRALQSLPAVSKSAAINNGLNIRGSTPDGFRVLLDGMSIFNQSHLFGLLDSFNPDAIQSAGFYYGVSPAQIDTPTGGTLNLITRTGSMNQTEISAGISNTSINGTLNGPLGNRGSWLLSARTSYLDQISWFNNPELIRWGLNIERPRKVPGDQPDFTNDVVEPGDQSAHFYDLHGKLYLEGKQADRLILSGYFGGNNISQTAQRQTRSLSADSRFVLEDIESRNEWFNALASMRYERELSRSLFSSTLLGLSAYTTDFGKDDFIYSRISDSGGSESVLVFAYPFLNRSAMNEFRMHQDVQLNLTNLTLNIGANWNYYYAEYSEQSFDRPSYSSETGAHLADFYLQNRWKPFSFLELQAGIRTHYYTLGKDFYYAPRGKLTLLPVSQLKLYAGYSRNIQFLHKVTLQNNTTADVWTLSTANQPPAASDQYLAGFSFTPASWFYLQAEAYLKEYENLRSHELNTRSLANTFSETPWFYQNNGEARGIELLLRNSLNRLRLTHTYVLSEMTFTNPFLLEGEPFFADWDRTHTYTATAEYSVNNGPNLYFSWLMMSGAPNKLYTFGSDTTTRRLDSYRRLDAGISYAVTAGNTNIKAEITLYNLLDNDNVWYRDYAFNFDDTQPVPRLSPIPVDVLDLGFQPSFKISVSF